A window of the Hordeum vulgare subsp. vulgare chromosome 5H, MorexV3_pseudomolecules_assembly, whole genome shotgun sequence genome harbors these coding sequences:
- the LOC123400159 gene encoding serine/threonine-protein kinase Nek2: protein MDQYEVLEQIGKGAFGSALLVRHKVEKKKYVLKKIRLARQTDRTRRSAHQEMQLIATVRNPFIVEYKDSWVEKGCYVCIVIGYCQGGDMSEAIKRANGTYFSEEKLCKWLVQLLMALDYLHTNHILHRDVKCSNIFIARDQTIRLGDFGLAKILTSDDLASSVVGTPSYMCPELLADIPYGSKSDIWSLGCCIYEMTALRPAFKAFDMQALINKITKSIVSPLPTKYSGPFRGLIKSMLRKSPEHRPSAGELLKHPQLQPYVFQVQLKSSPTRNIHPISESLTDKVKKMTVTDDVPDSARRRMVRRNSLGSHRIVTFSKPSPERNSVSSTRSIKEYTTTQSCKELSIDSSQAEDDEVTSKAMITKTSSILRTPKSTPAKAFTNRNRLETPKTSYNRTSRVEPPSVTPVNKSARLARRVSLPLSTYETPIKRSVSILDQLGSPDVSMNAPRIDRIAEFPLASSEDPFHSIHKLSSAHGSCSTPPFINRSITKDKCTIQVLRADGGDNGSDSSGRNATAASSRGSNDSRLQRFDMSSFQQRAEALEGLLEFSAQLLQQERYDELGILLKPFGPEKASPRETAIWLSKSFKETT, encoded by the exons ATGGATCAGTATGAGGTGTTGGAGCAGATTGGGAAAGGAGCATTCGGCTCTGCTCTGTTGGTGAGGCacaaggtggagaagaagaa GTATGTGCTGAAGAAGATTCGGCTTGCGCGACAGACGGACCGCACCCGCCGCTCTGCCCACCAGGAG ATGCAGCTTATTGCGACAGTGAGAAACCCGTTCATCGTGGAATACAAGGATTCATGGGTAGAGAAG GGTTGCTATGTCTGCATTGTTATTGGTTATTGTCAGGGAGGCGACAT GTCTGAAGCTATTAAAAGAGCTAATGGTACCTATTTCTCTGAGGAG AAGCTTTGCAAGTGGCTTGTGCAGCTCCTTATGGCTCTTGATTACTTGCACACAAACCACATTCTTCACCGAGACGTGAAG TGCTCCAATATTTTCATCGCGAGAGACCAAACTATAAGACTTG GTGACTTTGGGCTTGCAAAAATATTGACTTCTGATGATCTGGCATCTTCT gtggtaggaacaccaagttATATGTGCCCAGAACTTCTTGCTGATATACCATATGGTAGCAAGTCTGATATTTGGTCTCTAG GATGTTGTATATATGAAATGACTGCTCTCAGGCCGGCATTTAAAGCTTTT GACATGCAAGCTTTGattaacaagatcacaaagtcaaTAGTATCACCACTGCCTACGAAATATTCTGGTCCATT TCGGGGACTTATTAAGAGCATGCTGCGGAAAAGTCCAGAGCACAGACCAAGC GCTGGAGAACTGCTGAAACATCCTCAACTTCAGCCTTATGTGTTTCAAGTCCAATTGAAATCTAGTCCTACTCGCAATATACATCCCATCAGTGAATCTCTGACCGACAAAGTTAAGAAGATGACAGTTACTGATGATGTCCCTGATTCTGCACGCAGAAGAATGGTCAGGAGAAACTCTTTGGGAAGTCATAGGATTGTGACATTTAGCAAACCATCACCTGAGCGGAATTCTGTTAGCTCTACTCGGAGCATCAAAGAATATACAACTACTCAGAGTTGCAAAGAGTTATCCATTGACAGCAGTCAGGCTGAGGACGACGAGGTTACAAGTAAAGCCATGATAACCAAGACATCAAGCATCCTAAGGACTCCCAAGAGCACTCCAGCGAAGGCCTTCACAAATAGGAATAGGCTTGAAACTCCAAAAACATCTTACAACAGAACAAGCCGTGTTGAG CCGCCCTCAGTGACACCTGTGAACAAGAGCGCTCGGCTGGCCCGAAGAGTATCCCTCCCGCTGTCGACATACGAAACGCCCATCAAGCGCAGCGTCAGCATTCTGGACCAGCTAGGCTCCCCTGATGTTTCCATGAACGCGCCTCGGATTGACAGGATCGCAGAGTTTCCACTGGCTTCATCAGAGGACCCCTTCCACTCCATCCACAAGCTCTCTTCCGCCCATGGCTCATGCTCCACCCCTCCCTTCATCAACCGGTCGATCACCAAGGACAAGTGCACGATCCAGGTGCTGCGCGCAGACGGCGGGGACAACGGGAGCGACTCGTCGGGCCGCAACGCCACGGCGGCGTCGAGCCGGGGCTCCAACGACTCGAGGCTGCAGCGGTTCGACATGTCGTCGTTCCAGCAGCGCGCGGAGGCGCTGGAGGGCCTGCTGGAGTTCAGCGCGCAGCTGCTGCAGCAGGAGAGGTACGACGAGCTGGGGATCCTGCTGAAGCCGTTCGGCCCCGAGAAGGCGTCCCCCAGGGAGACGGCCATCTGGCTCTCGAAGAGCTTCAAGGAGACGACGTAG